Part of the Arachis hypogaea cultivar Tifrunner chromosome 6, arahy.Tifrunner.gnm2.J5K5, whole genome shotgun sequence genome, CGCGTGCCTCTATCGGGTTTATATCCGACCCTAACCCGCACCATCATTATCTGAATCCGAACCCGCTCGTGTGAATGAGTGGCGCGCATTACGCACCGCATCCGTCAGAAAAAGGAAACATCTCTTTCAATGAATCTTAGTGGGGGAGCACAAACAAAACGACGTAGCAGAAGAAAAGAAACGTCAACGGTCAAACTTTTTCCATCGAAAAGgggaaattaattaaatttttaaaaaagaaaaaataaataaataaaaataagagagatcCTCCTCAGTTCTCGCATTTGTCATTAGGAAACGcttattcattttttctttttgtgagGAGGGGAAACATAACGGTCGTAACTACCATAATGGAGAACAACAAAGACGCCGGCGACGAACCGCCACGTTCTCCCATGGCGAACCCCACAGAATCCGATCCCAAACTAGAAACCAAATCAGAAACCGACTCACAGCCACCGCCGAACGAGGGAGGGGAGGATGCAGAGAGCgcagagaagaaggaagagaccGGAGAGGATGTTATTGATGATCCTCCGCTTTCAACCCCGCTAAGCCTCGAGAAGGCGCAGGAAGACATGGATCAATTCCTCGAAACACTGAAACAGAAGGAGGAAGCGTCGGTTGAGATGCCTGTTTTCCTTGACAAGTTCTTGGATCTGGTGGAGGACAAGATAGCAAGGTACGACGCGGGAGACGATAGAGCGGATGATTCGTCGTTGTTGGAAGCGGTGAGCCGGATTTCGAGCCTAATGAAAACCGTACAGACTCAGCACCAACCAGAACCGCTCATGAACCGCATCGGCTCGATCCAGCAGCGTGCAATGACGTACTTGGAGGAAGATTTCCGGTTGTTGATGGAACAATATAGAAACGCTACGGAATCAGATCCCGGCGGCCATGACCACAAGGGGAAGCACGTGGAGGAACAGCCGCAGGAGGATTCCGAGAACGCGCCGGAGGAATCCGAGTTGGATTTCCCGGGATATTCCGAGGAAACTATTTCCAGCCTGAAAGAGATTGCCGGCGAAATGGTCGCCGGCGGTTACACCGCTGAGTGCTGCCAGGTTTATATGACCTCAAGGAGGAACGCGTTCGACGATGCTCTGCAAAAATTAGGGTTCGAGAAGTTTAGCATCGACGAGGTCCAGAAGGCGCATTGGGAGACTCTTTCGAGGGAGATGATCCCGTCTTGGATTAACACGTTCAAGCAGTGCGCCGCCGTGTACTTCCCCGGCGAGAGGAGGTTGGTGGATGAGGTGTTCGCCGATCGGCCTGAATTGGCAGCGGGGATCTTTAGCAACCTCTGTCGCGGCGTGGTGATCCAGCTGCTGAACTTCTTGGAGGGAACAGCGATGACAAAGCGCGCGGCGGAGAAGCTCTTCAAGCTCCTCGACATGTATGAGACCGTTCGGGATGTGATCCCGAAAATGGACGAGCTCTTCTCCGAGGAGCACGTGGCGGAAGAGCTGAAGACGGAGCTGAATCTGGCCAAGTCGAGGCTTGGCGAGGCTACTATCTCCATCTTCGGCGACTTCGAGAACAATATAAAGTCTGATACCGGAAAGACGCCGGTGCCAGGTGGCGCCGTACACCCTGTGACGCGCTATGTGATGAACTACCTTAATACAAGTGGTGATTACAAGGAGACGTTGGAGCAGGTTTTCAAGGAGCATTCGAAGATCGAGCGCGCAGATTCCACCAGTAGGCCCCATGGCGAGAGTCAGGGGCAGAATGGGAAAGAGGATGAGAAGGCAGCTGCGTCGCCGTTTGCAGCGCAGGTGATGAGGGTGATGGACTTGCTGGACTCCTACCTCGACTCCAAGGCCAAGCTCTACAAGGATAGTTCTCTAACTTCCTTTTTCATGATGAACAATGGAAGGTATCTTCTCTCTCTCCATTCCTATCTTTTCTGGTAGGAAACATCAAATAAAtctcaatttttattttagttatataacGTACATGATTCAATCAATAAATCTAAATCTTTATTTTTGACTcatgaattttttaaaagataattgccattaattttttatgtgtagTTTCAGGGAAATTAAAGTATTGTTCTATGTAGTCTGATACTCATTTAGGatgaaaaatatgttttttttttcttcttcttcttagctTTATTGCTCTTTTTGCAGCAATTTTTTCCAAGGAATATTATGACATCATTATAACatcttctaaatttttaaatatttaattaaatatattcaattatctaataatttataatattatttttatagaaagATGTCGGTACGAGAATATCCACAGTTACAATTTAATGCAAAAATAAATCAACATATGATGTTGCCCTCTACAGTTGACATAAATCTTTGTTGatttccttttttccttttctgCTTATTTGATAGTTTATTCAGGTGTCATATCACAAAATAAATTTATCGTGCTTCTCATCTCTACAGTTGACATAAATCTTTGTTGATAAATGAATATGTCGATGTTTAATCATTCAAAAGAGGTGACTGGCACTACACCAAATTTAAGAGTTGAAAACAATTTATATTTTAGTTatgttaaaaagattttattaggTAAACAATAACTTttgtaaataatatgaataatagattttagaattaactcaataaaataaaaaaaattttactttaaattatctcttaaatcttaatattaagatAATTATCTGTACATCTAGTAAATTGAATATCCAACTATTATTAATTGTATATAaataaatcgaataaaaaaataattatccaattaaaaataatagatataattattGGTATACCTATTGAACTATCAATATATCTATTGTTTGTATTGTTTACTATTCTCGTtgctataatttttctttttcatgttaAAATTGTAATTGCATGTTCGTCGAGATCCAATTTTTATGGTTTGTGCAAGTTACTGTCCATAGAGCGAGTGGCGCATGACAAGCATAATGAGGTAACTAACTAGATTGGTATGATGAGATCAGGTACATTCTGCAAAAGATAAAGGGGTCAATTGAGATGGCGCAAGTGATGGGAGACAACTGGTGTCGGAAGAGATCCTCAGAGCTTCGAGCATACCACAAAAAATATATGAGAGACACATGGCACAAAGTGTTAGAATCCCTGAAACATGAGGAGCTGACGGTGAACGGCAAGGTTGATAAACCTAAACTAAAGGAAAGGTTCAAGACCTTCAACGCCTTGTTTGACGAGATCCACAGGACACAGAGCTCGTGGGTTGTGAAGGACGGGCAGCTCCAATCAGAGCTTAGGGTCTCCATCTCCGCTGTAATCATCCCCGCTTACAGGGCTTTTCTTGGAAAATACGCTCAGGTATTGGATCCTGGCCGCCAAACAGAGAAGTATATCAAGTACCAACCTGAAGATATAGAGAACTATATTGATGAGTTATTTGATGGAAAGCCTCATCAGTCTATTGCCAAAAGGAAAACATGACcttcaatttatttatattattcatcTTATCCTTCTCCACCATTACCACCACCACCCAAAACTTCCTATATGATCGTGAGGATGATGAGTAGTTATATATATGACAATATTTATATAcgcaagtatatatatatacatatttatatattttttttaacttttaaacagaataaaaaattgaaaatacaaaagggaaaaaaaaaagaatattgtaAGAAGCAGAAAAGAAAAGGTGCTTTGGCATGAAGATGGAGCAGAAAGAAGGGGTTCGGCATACTGCTTGCATGCATGTATACGTGCATGTGgatggttttctttttctttttttttttttttgaaaagaagagTACTAGAGAATCAGCAACTTTTATGATTTGTAGTCATCAAGtaaccataaataataattttaatggtgtgagatcgGTGTGAAATTTTATCTAATGATTCACTTTTTTTTGCTGATTACATATtgactaaaatttaataaaattgctggcTCTAGACTTTTTTTCGGAAAAAGGTGGGGGTACCACaaatgttttacttttattttgtacTGTATTGTATTGTATTATTGTATGGGGATGCATGTTTGATTAGAGTCTAAGACACAAGGCCTACATGTATTCCAAACTTCAAATCATGCCctttttttcattcaattttcAGTTGAGCTcgtgtaatttttcttttcctttttgaatcaaaacatttgGTACATAATTAAGTATTGACAACGATGTGAATAGATATTTAGTTGAAGtattgtttttcttttagttaatCTCGCTTATATTTTATAATGCAATTTCATAATTTCACCAAGTTTTATCTTCATCATTTTCATTTGCCATGCCATGATAAAAGAATGATGAGAGCATGGAGTAACGCATTCCAACACCTAATTccaaagaaattaaataacaataaaaataaaaataagacactATATTTGTTAAATCAATTTTGATTCTAAGCtttttgaaataatataattatttgtttACATGTCAATTTACTATATTTACAAATAAAACTATTCTACTGTTTTTCCTTGTAAACTATCAGggcctaatttttttaattggaatTTACAATAAAGCCCTCATCACATGTTAGAATTCTTTTTTCTTATCTGAATTAAAATTCATGTATGTTCTTGATTTTTCCGTTGAACACTTGAACCTCAGTGTTTTGTGTATGTCATAGCATGTTAaggataataataatttatatatcctAATACTTATCTCTACAATGTATaatgaaattattattatataaaatgtcAAGTTGACCCCAAACAAAATTTTcgacatttttatttaagtttcCAACATTTAAAATCAAAGTTCTCACCAATTCTAATaatctttaaaataataaaaacaaaaaataaaactatgagaaaaaaaattaaaaaaataaaaaaaatatctaattgttctagacaaaaaaaatatatactgacAATTTAgttaacactacaagaaaaacgctgaGTATCATTGGATTTAGCGTCACATATTAGCGTCGGTTTTACCGACGAATTTAGAGACGGTTTTTATGTGGAATTCATCAGGTCAAATCATTATCGGCGAATTTCCGTTTCTGACGATAAATTTTTCAGTAATAGTTtgaggaaaaacaagaaaaatagacgCGAAATTTAGTTTAGGATTTACTCGTAGAAAAATTCGTCGGTAATCCATTTTAGTAGAACACTGCATTTTGGTGACCGCAATgcgttaccgtcggatttatccgCCGGTAAAGAACCCTAAAATTCAAAGCGCGAACTCTCTCCCCCTTCATTTCAaaatctcctctctctctctctctacgcTTTCTTTTCCCACTCTCTCTCTACCCGTCTCCTTTTCGCGCTACCTCGTCAGCACTGTTGCCGCCTCCCTCCTCTCGTTGCACTATCCCTTCTCCGCGACTAGAGAATTGCTCAAGCTGCGCCTCTGCCCTGTAAAGAATCTGCACCACCTCGCCACTGCGATGAGGAGTCTGCTACGCCACCGACCACCTCTTCCATTTCAAGTAAGTTGGTCGTTTCTACCATTAATGTTTGGATTTTACTGTGAAATAGATTTTAATATATGTTCTATGAACAAATTGAACAAATTTATGTAAATTTAGTGTTTAGAGTTTAAATTATGTTACCATGAaattgggtttagggtttggaaTTAATGACTGTGAAATTGGGTTTAGAGTTTGAATTTTGTTACTTTAGAATTTTGTAACAATTCAATTAATCATtcaatattattgataataatatgataataaggTATGTtatttcattgtatttatattaattataaacttaatatAAGAACAAAAAAAGTTTGTTCTAGGAATACGACTTTAGTTATTTAAGAAAATTGATGGGTTTTTATGTAAGGGTgtcaaataaaaatagttatattaaaaaaaattagtataagacTCGAGATATAAACATGCGAATTTGATTATAATACTAGTATATTCATTATTTGTTGTGTGTATGtttttgataaattaattttgttatttgatctataaattatgaaattaaaataaaactttttttaacTATAATTTCTAGTTAGCCATTAAGAATAAATAGTTGAACTTTTATTTTGCACAAATCTAATCTTATAACAATCTAATTGTGTTTTATAATAATGTGTTTCCATGTGATATAGGTCATTACAAGTTTAAATAATAACTTGTTAGGCATATCTCTGTAGATTGAATTGTTAAGTTGTAGTAGTTCATGGCACAATCCCATTCACTCAACCAAATTCATATTTACAATTTTGCATATTGGTTTTGCATTAGATTTATATATGCACATCTTATTGTACTTGATTATGTTAATTTGTTGACTAATTGTGAaagtaagaaaaattaattatccTAGATTTAAAGGTTttaaaatgtttgaaatagaacTTGTGTTTATAATTTCATTTGTATATGATTTTAAACTTGCAAGACATATGTATATACTAGTACCATATTTGTTATGTTGTTAATCATGCATCAACATGGATGTTctagattttaaattagtcatgttcAAGGCTTATTTATCACTCTAAGGTATAAAATTTTGGTCTTCTAACTTACATGTTATATCTCCAACCTTCATGAGATTAAGGATTATTGCTTTAGATTTGAATCATGAAGACTTCTTGTttaattgagtttaattattACGAATTTAATTGAGTTTTGACTGATGCTGTGAAATCCGTAAAGATGGATATATGTCCAAATTTAAGGCAGgttatgtcaatttttttttttgaaataatataaatattgaaGGATTTGTGTAGTATATATGTTGATTAGTGTTAATAATACAGTCTCTTTGCAGATATGACGATAGGTAACAGAGGTAGATCGAGTGGGTCTCATGATCGTGGTAGAGGGAAGATTTTCACCGAATCTCCAGGGACTGCTCAATCGTCGCCTTCTACCCCGACTATCCCGTCAATCCATGTGACGTCATAGATGGGTCCAGCGGATCAGCAGTTCATCATAGTCCCGAATCCGAACTACGTGTCTCCTTCTTCTACGCTCCTCTACAAATCCAGCGACAGAGCCCGTGGTGGGTGGTTCGTTTAATGCGTCCCAACAGGATGCCCCTCTACCACCGCCCGTCATACGGATGAGGGTTTGGCCTAATGGCATGCAAACGTGAGTTATTacgattttaatatcttttatacGGATAagatttgtgtgtgtgtgtgtgtgtatgtgtgtgtgtgtgtgtgtgtgtgtgtgtgtgtgtgattaaTTCAATGTATGACTACCCATGGTGGAGCTACACGAAGATCCCTGTTGAGACTAAAGAGTGATGGTTTTAAAAGTGGGCGGTAAGAACTAAATGTTGTTGAATTAACTAtatttaaattgtattttattttaactaaataatGTTGTTGAATCACTTTGTTCACTTGAAATTTATATGGGATATGGAACATGATCTAATGGTTAGGAATATCTACGACCACCGGGTAGCTAAACGACTTTAGCAGATGATGAGCGACGTTCGATGAGGGCGCAACCACGTAACAATGTAGATCCATCCATCTATCAAGAAGGAACTAGAGGCCCATTTTAGAACTGATGATGGGTTCAAGCGTCGCCATCTGACAAACGCTGCTAACAGGTTTCATTGAGATCGTCAAAGTATACAGGTGGGTCGACTACCTTCATGAAGACGAAGAGTAGGCTAGTAAGTAGTTTGCTATTGTttgttaattattacttgaattagaTGTTTCTTGATTTAATTTATTGGTTGATTTCAATATGTGTAGTTTAAGTTATTGGATCGTGAGGTGACACTGGtggagaccttcaagtatacccatatgttgaaggccaacaaggagagatttgctgaTGAGCGGTATGCGGTTCATTATGTGAGTTTCAATTAATTCTAAGTTTGAAATTTATTCGGTTTACAGTCGATTAACTGTTATCCTAATCACAACGTGTGTTACATAGGAGGACTACACGCAGAGATTGGGTGCCATGACCTAGCAATCTCAGCCGCCTAGTGAAAACGATGACATCGGCTCCGATACCTTAATGGTAGATCTTGATAGGGTTCGGCGCAACAACGCCTTTAAACCCCACAAGAATCGCATCTTCGGGTTGGGGTCATTCTTAGCCAGCGGCCTTCGCACCTCCACATTGGCAGCTTCATCTGTCTCTGCCTCTACTACCAGCCCTGTCGATCCCGAGGAAGTTGTTGAACTGAGGAAGGTGGTGTAGAAGCTCACACAAGAGCTTTACCAACAAGCTCAACAGTCTGAGCAGAGGTACAACGAGCTTCTTGCACGCATGGGAGACACCACAGCCATCAACTCGTAGATGACAGAGAAGCTGGAGCGGCTAGAGCATTGTGAGAGCATATGGAGGTGTACAACGTGCAGATGCGCGCTGGAGGCAACGGCGCTACTAGTAGGGCATCGACATTAGCACTTACTCTGCCGCCTCAGTAGGGAGAAGACAACAGCGATAACGATTACCGAGATCTATAAGTTTAGGGATATACTTTATTTTATGCCTATTTCATTGTATTCTACTTCTGTgacattttattatattgagacaattgatatttaataaaattattagttgatttctggtaatttgaaattttttcccTAATTATGTTAACAAGAAttttaatttgactactaattgtggCTTAATTGTGGAAAAAAACTACCGTAGAATTTACTGGCACAAAAATTCGACAGTAATTAGGCAGCAAAACACATAATATGGAGCCAAAGTTACCGTCGGAATAATTTGATGATAATCAGCAACTTAGTCTTGgcaaatttattaaaaaactgACGAAATATCCGCTGGTAATTAGCATTGGACGAAATAATCTGCTAGTAaacaatttttggcaccgttcaTACCGTCAAATTCAATCCGACGGTACTCAACgcttttcttgtagtgtaaataAAATTGCTATGTTATCAGCTTAACACAAGGATAACGAAACGTATACTCAAGGTTGTAAATGCCTAACGATTACTTCATGACAGTATAATACCGGGAGAAGGGAACCTCGGGGTAAGCTACATTCTTTTTACTACAATCATCATAAAAGCactactgacttaagcatcggagtgccttTGTAGGTTGTCCTCCTGGCCTGGTGTTAACACGGCTCACGTCAGGGTCCCAAAATCTCTTAAGCTCGTGAACAATCAAGGAtaatgatgcatgagcatctttagttgttttttttAGTATTTCTTTTAGTAAAGTTAGTGAATTTCTTATTCttaattgagattttagtgttttaatcaatattttttgaAGTTGCTTTAAGCTATGGTATGTGTAGGAAAGTGTTGAAAATGAGTAAGAACAAGGATGAAAAGGAGTAAGCAACCATAGCACTAAAGAGCAAGACATAGAATGAACAAACAGAAGAGCAAACAGAGAACCTTCTAGACAACATAACAAGCAAAAAGAGAAGCACCTCTAGGAGCCAAATTCCAACCATGCGTATATATGCCAAAGTCTGGGCGTATATATGCCAAATTGCCATGTGTTCTACTTGCCTCACCAGGCGTATATATGCACAACCAAAAGCCCTTCTAGTAGCCAACCAACCCATGCATATATACGCCAAAGCTTATGCGTATATACGCCAAATTGCAATGCGTTCTACGTGCTTCACCAGGCGTATATACGCACAAGTAAAATGCACCTCCAGTGGCCAACTCCTTTCATGCGTAATGCTTGGAAACCATGGGTATATACTTGAGGAACCATCCGTATAATGCATGGGCCAAAAACACCTCCAGGGACATCTCATTCTTTCACTAATCTCTCCAACTTCAAGTGATTGCTTTGTCAGCCCAAGATTAAGTTTCAAGCCCATGATTTCAATTAAGAAAGGCACCAAGTTTTGAATTTCAATTGCAAGAAAGATCATTAGCTAATtaagatttattaagaaaagatttgatttgaattagatttgattctatttttatttagtttgaaTTCTAAGTTATTGTTTAGGTTTTAAATAAGTCCTTGTCCACAAACAAGGGGATTGATCATCATATACCACACACCACACTTTATAGTTTTGTATTCATTCCACCATGAGCAACCACTACAAGGAAACCTAATTTCAGCGGCTATATTAGGGGAGCGGTCAATTAGAACCGCCGTCGCTGCTACCCTAATTTCATATTCCCGCGGTTGAGAGCAACCTGCCTCTGAAAAATAAATCCGGCGGCGGCCATCGTTTTCACTCCACGGCGATTCATGGAATTCGCGCCATTCTATGCTTAAACCGCCTAATTTCTCTTTCGTTCGCACTTCTCGCTAGCTCCACTACCCACTATCCGCCATTACCTCAgttcttcatttttccaaaacCTAGCTTGGTGCCCAGAACCCCAATTCCAGTGAACAAAACCTCTTCGTGCAGAACGAAAATCTACAAGGAATCATGGTTTAGCAAAACTATACGCATTTGTTCCTGTCTCTGGTAAGctaattgtatttttctttgttctttttcGATTCAATTTTATACTTCTTCTAGTTAATAATCACTAATAATCCattatcttattatttagttGTTTCTCCTTCTTGTTCATCACTGTGAGAACGCACGAATTTCTCTTCTGGAAGTGCAAATTTCTGCAATTTAAGGTTACTCTGTCTCTTTCTCTACTATTAGAAATTTAGGGGTTTATTGGATATAAATTGTAAAGAGGAATTCATACTTATTACTTAATAATGTCTTGATTAAAAGACAATCTAGCTTGAAACTAATAACAGGAAATTGTCCGATGAAGTAGTACGCTTGAAGAAGTTCTTTATGTGATTTAATTTGTATGCAATCTGTGTAATTTCATTGATGAATTCATCATTGGGATCGGAGTTGCATATTTGATCATATTTTCTGTTTAAATTAGTTCTCAATTGAGGTTTAAATTATGAAGTAAAATAAGCAACTAAGAGAAGAAAGGAGGGTGTGTTTGTTTGTTTGTGAGCTAAGTAAAAATTCTACATAGAACAATAAtcatgacaaataaaaaaataaacaaaatttgagATACAAAACACAAGAAGAAATAGACCCAAAACTGATTGCAAGTAGAATCTGACTACAATGGAATAATAAAACTCCAAAGAAACCACCATGCATGCATATCAGAGAggtatttgatttgtttgattaattgattaattgggtTTTGCAGGTCTTAAGCTGAAATAGTTATCCTCTCTGGTTTATATTCTTAGCAAAGGAAGCCAAATTGAGTCAAGACCAACTTTGGCACAGGTAataattattagtattttaaGATTTGTCTAATTTTGTTGatgaatattaataattaaagttaaaaaatggattatttattttactatgaATGCTAGCCCTGTTTTCTGATGTATTCATACTTCTATAGTCAAATAGCTACTGCCAAGTGCCAATACTAAAAGTATAGATTATATTATTCCTATTCCACCACTGAACACATGCAAGTAACCAATAAAATGTCGTTTACTAATTCCCCTATCAATCAAGTAAATAGCTACTACCCCTTTATGTTTGTCTCGTCTATACTTCGTAAAACTTTGGTAAAACTTTTTGTTGTAGTGCATCAAGACAGGATCTCTTCCATTCTCAAATTTTGAGGTTCTTACAGCTCATCTCTGGAAGGTAAGTTAGTTAAGTTTGTTGCgtgctatttatttatctatttctttattgattattattaaagTTTAGCTAATAATGAGTTCTTTTAATGAAacattttcaaatatttaaaaacaaTGTTTTGACAAAGATCTGATTAGCTGATATGAATGTTTATTTGTTTCTTGACCTCTTTTGTTTGCTACTTATTCAAGGGAAGTAAGTGTGTGCACCCACCATTATAATTGTTGAATCTAATAAACACAATGACATAAACATGATTTGGCAAGTTTTTGAAAGTATTAGCACATACAACAATAGGCAAGGGGTCCATTGTTCATGTAACAAGCGACAATTGATATTCTTTAGCTTATCCCTTCTCTAGTTTATCCCTTCTCTATttctgtaaattaaaaaaaaaagaaaacatggacaatttaaacaaaatttccctttaagataataatttatactACCATCAAGAGTTAAAAACTTGATAAATGGCAAAGACAAGAGATTCATGTCCATGGATGAAAAATGATTGCTTCTGTTTTTTATTGATGTCATAAAGCACACATGTATCTGCTGTGGTCTTTAGCTGAAACCAAAAAGATGTTATGAAAGATTTCAGGATTTAAACTAATTGACAACTAAAACAACCCAAGAAAAGGAATTGGAAATAAGTGCAAGATAAAGAATAAGTTAacctgatttttttattattactttacatgcttttctttGATTAGAAATAGAACACATGCACACACATTTAAAGGTCCAAAAGGCTTGAATCATTATATAGTTATTTGTTAGTTTGGTGCCtctttatacatatatatgtGAGTCATTTAgcttttacaaatttttataaactaaaataGTTCATGAGTACTCAAATAAGATAGATGAAATTAGTTCTTTGCATAAACTTAAAACAGCTGATTTCTTATCCACtacttctcttccatgtttggtgtTGTGCACTTTCTTTATTGACATTTTACCATATGCTTCAATAATAGATTATATGATGCAGAGACTCCATACAGAGAACAATAAGCATTAGTCTATTGAAGCATAGACCATTCAACTTTACATGGCGAATTTGACTAAAACAATTAGTATTATGCTAACTGCGTAGTTTAATGGAGACATCCTCATCAAAGTTGGTTGGTGATGGGGATTACCCTCTTTTTTTATAAACTgatttaattagtaattttatcaagtgtttttaaagtatatattcattaaattatttttaatttattattatatttgttaggaaaaaattaaagatttagcTAGAGAATActagaaataaaagagaaatagtattttttatttttaagattgattcacttattattttattagtattaaattGAAGATGAGTGATAATTAATTGAAAAACAAAGATATCAAGGGCATTTCTGATATCTTTGTTTTTCAATAGTTGAAGTAGATCAGGAATTCAATAGTTGAAGCATGCTTTGGGCTATTTTGTGCAATAGGTTTGTGTCTATTTAAAATTCACACGTAGTGATATCATTGACATTTTTGTATACTTTTACATTAGGACTTTTCATGAATGAGAGCTCCATGAGTAAAATTACATCTTATATGGTTGACTAAGGACTCCAGACTAGTTTTGAATATAATTAGTACTTAATCAAAGGTAAATCCGAATGGGTACCTAACTTCTAAACATGACAGATAGCCTGGTAATGGATCGTAAAAATTAGTCAACTTGCATAAAAACTCTAgatcataaattaatttatataatcgTTCATTAGTGTGTTCTCCGTGGTCTGCGATTATTTAGTTTCACTTGCTGTAAACAACACCGGACGTGCATTATTTCTGATCATATTTTCATGCATTTGCTATAGAgatatttattttgttgtttagatGGTCTTGAAGTTAAATTGTCTAGTTTTGAGTGCATAGCTAGCTAACTAATTATGAAC contains:
- the LOC112697152 gene encoding exocyst complex component EXO70C2-like; translated protein: MENNKDAGDEPPRSPMANPTESDPKLETKSETDSQPPPNEGGEDAESAEKKEETGEDVIDDPPLSTPLSLEKAQEDMDQFLETLKQKEEASVEMPVFLDKFLDLVEDKIARYDAGDDRADDSSLLEAVSRISSLMKTVQTQHQPEPLMNRIGSIQQRAMTYLEEDFRLLMEQYRNATESDPGGHDHKGKHVEEQPQEDSENAPEESELDFPGYSEETISSLKEIAGEMVAGGYTAECCQVYMTSRRNAFDDALQKLGFEKFSIDEVQKAHWETLSREMIPSWINTFKQCAAVYFPGERRLVDEVFADRPELAAGIFSNLCRGVVIQLLNFLEGTAMTKRAAEKLFKLLDMYETVRDVIPKMDELFSEEHVAEELKTELNLAKSRLGEATISIFGDFENNIKSDTGKTPVPGGAVHPVTRYVMNYLNTSGDYKETLEQVFKEHSKIERADSTSRPHGESQGQNGKEDEKAAASPFAAQVMRVMDLLDSYLDSKAKLYKDSSLTSFFMMNNGRYILQKIKGSIEMAQVMGDNWCRKRSSELRAYHKKYMRDTWHKVLESLKHEELTVNGKVDKPKLKERFKTFNALFDEIHRTQSSWVVKDGQLQSELRVSISAVIIPAYRAFLGKYAQVLDPGRQTEKYIKYQPEDIENYIDELFDGKPHQSIAKRKT